CAGCTTGTTGATGGTGATACTTGGGCTGATTACATCACTTTTGAAACCATGGAAGATGCTAAGCGTGTTGCTGAATCAACTGAGCCAAATGAACTGGCTAAAGCATTTTATGCCTTCATTAATTTGAACAGTTGTAAAGTTCATATGTATACAATTGAAAAAAGTTACTAGACCTGGCTTTGCATATCATCACAAATTATATATAATAGAGGTTAGGTAAACCCTAATATATATGAAACGGAGCATCAATAATGGAAAATATGCCAAATTGCCCACAGTGCAATTCAGAATATGTTTATAGTGACGGTACTAACCTTGTTTGCCCTGAATGTGGCCACGAATGGTTGCCGGGAAGCGTTGCCGAAGGCGGCGAAGCGCAGATCAAAGATGCCAATGGCAATGTCTTAAATGATGGTGACACAATTGTTGTTACCAAAGACTTGAAAGTAAAAGGCAGCTCTTTGGTTGTGAAGCAAGGAACCAAAGTGAAAAATATTCGCCTTGTTGAGGGCGATCATGATATTGACTGTAAAATTGATGGCATTGGTGCCATGAGTTTGAAATCTGAGTTTGTGAAGAAAATTTAAAAACCGGTGGGCTTGTCCCGCCGGTTTTATTCTTTTACCCGGTATTGTAACCGATAAAGGAAAGTGATAAAATTTTGCTTAGACTTTTAAGGAGGCAAATTATATGAAAAACAAGAATTTACTACTAGGATTTTGTGCTTTGATTTATGCGATGTTGCTTGCATTTATGCTGATTAGC
This genomic stretch from Culicoidibacter larvae harbors:
- a CDS encoding zinc ribbon domain-containing protein YjdM — protein: MENMPNCPQCNSEYVYSDGTNLVCPECGHEWLPGSVAEGGEAQIKDANGNVLNDGDTIVVTKDLKVKGSSLVVKQGTKVKNIRLVEGDHDIDCKIDGIGAMSLKSEFVKKI